One Pseudomonadota bacterium genomic region harbors:
- a CDS encoding FG-GAP-like repeat-containing protein translates to LNRQAGRPSAGKSGLETGDGLYSLSTADNERVLIPRYRKVDTINLVVKSMDMGDLTGDHQTEVVFTDSEKIYVYTLTRKGLKFRYRYHFDKWGEIMNLQVVDIDGDQRDELIVNTVKETEDGFSSFIIGYRQGKFQVVASNVPFAMGVLGGHSIARGGYFLGQVFSMESVFGSQVYQLKLKNGQIKSTKAFAVPHGFRICGALYDDINGDGRRELCFVNEQSFLEIYQGGKRLWISDERVGGSLNNVQVEVGTPKVSYTDKKQIDVPLRACDLDSDGKKEMLLVKNTSSMSTGLGEYGFLNKGSVMLLKQSNVGFSLRPLTGKLGGPIQSLNILGKELFVTMVKRGDDVLKVSGDSYLLSFPLPGR, encoded by the coding sequence TTGAACCGGCAAGCCGGCAGACCGTCAGCGGGGAAATCAGGACTTGAAACCGGGGATGGTTTATATTCCCTTTCCACCGCCGATAATGAAAGAGTGTTGATTCCCCGGTATCGGAAAGTTGATACCATAAACCTGGTGGTCAAAAGCATGGATATGGGTGATTTGACCGGTGACCATCAAACTGAAGTTGTGTTTACTGACAGTGAAAAAATCTATGTTTATACCTTGACCCGCAAAGGGTTGAAATTCCGTTATCGCTATCATTTTGACAAATGGGGGGAAATTATGAACCTCCAGGTTGTTGATATTGATGGAGACCAGAGGGATGAGCTGATTGTCAACACGGTTAAAGAAACTGAAGATGGTTTCTCCTCGTTCATTATTGGTTACCGCCAGGGGAAATTCCAGGTTGTTGCCAGTAATGTCCCCTTTGCCATGGGGGTGCTGGGCGGGCATTCCATTGCCCGGGGCGGGTATTTCCTCGGCCAGGTGTTCAGCATGGAGTCGGTGTTCGGTTCGCAGGTTTACCAGCTGAAATTAAAAAATGGTCAAATAAAAAGTACGAAAGCTTTTGCTGTTCCTCATGGTTTCCGGATTTGTGGAGCTTTATACGATGATATTAATGGTGACGGTCGGCGGGAGTTGTGCTTTGTCAACGAGCAAAGTTTCCTGGAAATTTACCAGGGCGGCAAGCGCCTGTGGATCAGTGACGAGCGGGTTGGCGGATCGTTGAATAATGTCCAGGTTGAGGTTGGTACCCCCAAGGTTTCTTATACCGATAAAAAACAGATTGATGTACCCTTGAGAGCTTGTGATCTGGATAGTGATGGCAAGAAAGAGATGCTGTTGGTGAAAAATACATCGTCCATGTCTACCGGCCTTGGCGAATATGGTTTTCTGAACAAAGGTTCGGTGATGCTGCTCAAACAGTCCAATGTTGGTTTTTCCCTGAGACCTTTGACCGGCAAGCTGGGCGGTCCCATACAGAGCCTCAACATTCTGGGGAAAGAATTATTTGTCACCATGGTGAAACGGGGCGATGATGTATTGAAAGTAAGTGGTGACAGCTACCTGCTGTCCTTCCCGCTGCCGGGGCGATAA
- a CDS encoding pyridoxal phosphate-dependent aminotransferase → MKKPSYPRSKKALAMKPFLAMDVLERAQELERQGRTIIHLEVGEPDFPTPEPVKMAAIQALNQDKTHYTHSMGLLELRQAVADHYHKKYGVSFSPDQVIITSGTSPALLLVCATLLNPGDRLLLTNPGYACYANFISYCDGIPDLVEVNEDNGFQYNPESLQNRIKPATRGILINSPANPTGTLLSAERMRQIAELGIPVIADEIYHGLVYEGQAHSILEYTDRAFVLNGFSKLYAMTGWRLGYLITPKAYIRTLQTIQQNFFIAASHFGQEAAIVALKSPEVAQAVEEMKDIYNQRRQYMLQRVRGMGLTVKTEPTGAFYVFANARAFCDNSYEFAFEILEKAGVGVTPGIDFGSNGEGFIRFTYANSMENIKEGMDRLEEFLHTRRSG, encoded by the coding sequence ATGAAAAAACCATCGTATCCCCGCTCAAAAAAAGCCCTGGCCATGAAGCCGTTTCTGGCCATGGATGTCCTTGAGAGAGCCCAGGAACTGGAACGACAAGGACGGACAATCATCCATTTGGAAGTCGGCGAGCCGGATTTCCCGACTCCAGAGCCGGTGAAAATGGCAGCCATCCAGGCCCTGAACCAGGATAAAACCCATTACACCCACAGCATGGGACTTTTGGAACTGCGCCAGGCGGTGGCCGATCACTACCATAAAAAATACGGCGTCAGTTTCAGTCCCGACCAGGTCATTATTACCTCGGGAACCTCACCGGCCCTGCTGCTGGTCTGTGCCACACTGCTCAACCCCGGGGATCGGCTCCTGCTCACTAACCCCGGCTATGCCTGCTATGCCAATTTCATCTCTTACTGTGACGGCATTCCGGACTTGGTTGAAGTCAATGAAGATAATGGTTTTCAATATAATCCCGAATCCCTGCAAAACCGCATCAAGCCGGCAACCAGGGGAATATTGATTAATTCACCGGCCAACCCCACCGGTACCCTGCTCTCTGCCGAGCGTATGCGGCAGATTGCCGAACTGGGTATCCCGGTTATTGCCGATGAAATATACCACGGACTGGTCTACGAAGGCCAGGCCCATTCCATCCTCGAATATACCGACCGGGCTTTTGTTCTCAACGGCTTTTCCAAGCTCTATGCCATGACCGGCTGGCGGCTGGGCTATCTCATCACCCCCAAAGCATATATTCGTACCCTGCAGACCATCCAGCAGAATTTCTTCATTGCCGCCAGTCATTTCGGCCAGGAAGCGGCGATCGTCGCCCTGAAATCACCCGAGGTAGCACAGGCAGTTGAAGAGATGAAAGACATCTACAACCAGCGGCGCCAATACATGCTACAGCGGGTACGCGGCATGGGACTGACGGTTAAAACCGAACCCACGGGGGCCTTCTACGTCTTTGCCAATGCCAGGGCTTTTTGTGACAATTCCTATGAATTTGCTTTTGAGATTTTAGAGAAAGCCGGGGTGGGGGTAACGCCGGGAATTGATTTCGGCAGCAACGGCGAGGGATTTATCCGCTTTACCTACGCCAATTCGATGGAAAATATCAAGGAAGGCATGGACCGACTGGAAGAGTTTCTGCACACTCGCCGCTCCGGTTGA
- a CDS encoding phosphoglucomutase/phosphomannomutase family protein — protein MTTISFGTSGWRAIMNQDFTFANAKICAQAIADYLQQQKVADQGIVIGYDSRFMGEDFAAECAKVMAANRITAFLCQRETPTPVIAWEIIDKKGGGGINITASHNPPSYNGIKFSPDWGGPALPETTSWIAKRANELMQSGNYQEINLEEAKKSGRIVDCNPRPAYLDDLRKKIDFAAISKARLKIAIDPMYGTSRDYLDTILQDHTAELQTLHNWRDPYFGGRPPEPSKENIPELIQLVIDKKYHLGLATDGDADRFGIIDAGGEFIDANIFLALTADYLLSERKWEGGLARSVATTHLLDRVAAYHQRKMHETAVGFKYIGELISRNAIVLGGEESAGLSIKGHIPEKDGILACLLAAEMVAKRGKSLADQRQELFTRIGPLYTRRVNIRLTEKISQVIREKLETPLTSVGKLQVLETITIDGTKYLFPDDCWLLIRLSGTEPVARLYAEAPSIPQLEELVQAGTNYFFSE, from the coding sequence ATGACAACCATAAGCTTTGGCACTTCCGGCTGGCGGGCGATTATGAACCAGGATTTCACCTTTGCCAACGCGAAGATCTGTGCCCAGGCCATTGCCGACTACCTGCAGCAGCAGAAAGTTGCCGATCAGGGAATAGTTATTGGTTATGACAGCCGTTTTATGGGCGAGGATTTTGCCGCCGAGTGCGCCAAAGTCATGGCCGCCAACCGGATTACCGCCTTTTTGTGCCAGCGGGAAACCCCCACCCCGGTCATCGCCTGGGAAATCATCGATAAAAAAGGGGGCGGCGGCATCAATATTACTGCCAGCCACAATCCACCCAGCTATAACGGCATCAAATTCTCGCCGGACTGGGGCGGACCGGCGCTGCCGGAAACCACTTCCTGGATAGCCAAACGAGCTAACGAACTGATGCAATCGGGAAACTACCAGGAAATAAACCTGGAAGAAGCTAAAAAGTCAGGCCGGATAGTCGATTGCAATCCGCGCCCCGCCTACCTGGACGATTTGCGGAAAAAGATAGATTTTGCCGCCATATCAAAGGCCCGGCTGAAAATTGCCATTGATCCCATGTACGGAACTTCCAGGGACTACCTGGATACAATTCTGCAAGATCACACTGCCGAGTTGCAAACCCTGCATAATTGGCGTGATCCTTATTTTGGCGGCCGGCCGCCGGAGCCCTCCAAAGAAAATATCCCCGAACTGATCCAGCTGGTTATTGATAAAAAATATCACTTGGGCCTGGCAACCGACGGCGATGCCGACCGTTTCGGAATTATTGATGCCGGCGGGGAATTTATTGATGCTAATATTTTTCTGGCCCTGACCGCCGATTATCTGCTCAGTGAACGAAAATGGGAAGGCGGCCTGGCCCGTTCGGTGGCCACCACTCATCTCCTTGACCGGGTTGCCGCCTATCATCAGCGAAAAATGCATGAAACGGCGGTGGGTTTTAAATATATCGGGGAATTAATCAGCCGGAACGCCATTGTCCTGGGCGGTGAAGAAAGTGCCGGCCTGAGCATAAAAGGTCATATACCGGAAAAAGACGGGATTCTTGCCTGCCTGCTGGCCGCCGAAATGGTGGCCAAAAGGGGAAAATCACTGGCCGACCAGCGCCAGGAACTTTTTACCAGAATCGGGCCTCTTTATACCCGCAGGGTTAACATCCGGCTGACCGAAAAGATCAGCCAGGTCATCAGAGAGAAGCTGGAAACCCCCTTAACTTCTGTTGGCAAGCTGCAGGTTTTGGAAACCATCACCATTGATGGGACAAAATACCTCTTCCCTGATGACTGCTGGCTGCTCATCCGCCTTTCAGGAACCGAACCGGTGGCCAGACTTTATGCCGAGGCACCATCAATCCCGCAGCTTGAAGAGCTGGTTCAAGCCGGTACAAACTATTTTTTCAGCGAATAG
- the nadC gene encoding carboxylating nicotinate-nucleotide diphosphorylase, whose translation MFSTEQLIKLALTEDLATGDITSMATVPSGSISTATVTFKETGIVAGLDIFSLVFRTLDASLKVEFQSHDGAEVASGVPVVFISGSSLPLLMGERVALNFLQHLSGIATLTRSYVRELPADSRAKIVDTRKTTPGWRSLEKYAVQVGGGKNHRMGLFDGVLIKDNHIKAAGSITQAVRQARQLAPHTLKIEVEVETLEQLHEACQAGADVVMLDNMETSLMKSAVEKTRELFPHVLLEASGGITRERIAEVATTAVDFISVGVLTHSARAIDISMNIMQTK comes from the coding sequence ATGTTCAGTACCGAGCAATTGATTAAACTGGCTTTAACCGAAGATTTGGCTACCGGCGATATTACTAGCATGGCGACGGTACCGTCGGGATCGATCTCCACGGCGACGGTGACCTTCAAGGAAACCGGAATTGTTGCCGGGCTTGATATATTTTCCCTGGTTTTTCGTACCCTTGACGCGTCGCTGAAGGTAGAATTTCAAAGCCATGATGGGGCTGAAGTGGCGTCCGGGGTGCCGGTGGTTTTTATCAGTGGTTCCAGCCTTCCCCTCTTGATGGGGGAACGGGTGGCACTCAATTTCCTCCAGCATTTGAGTGGGATTGCCACCCTGACCCGCAGCTATGTCAGGGAATTGCCGGCAGATAGTCGGGCAAAGATTGTTGATACCCGTAAAACCACCCCCGGCTGGCGTTCGCTGGAAAAATACGCGGTTCAGGTGGGCGGCGGGAAAAATCATCGGATGGGGCTTTTTGACGGGGTATTGATCAAGGATAACCATATCAAGGCCGCGGGATCGATCACTCAGGCGGTGCGGCAGGCTCGCCAGCTGGCACCCCATACTCTGAAGATTGAGGTGGAAGTTGAGACCCTGGAACAGTTGCATGAAGCCTGTCAGGCCGGGGCGGATGTAGTGATGTTGGATAATATGGAAACTTCACTGATGAAATCGGCAGTGGAGAAAACCCGGGAGTTGTTTCCCCACGTCCTGTTGGAAGCTTCAGGAGGAATTACCCGGGAGCGCATTGCTGAAGTGGCGACCACCGCGGTTGACTTTATTTCAGTGGGAGTATTGACACATTCGGCCCGGGCTATTGATATCAGTATGAATATAATGCAGACAAAGTGA
- a CDS encoding biotin--[acetyl-CoA-carboxylase] ligase, whose product MNVFEGDSAEGLSSIPGCSPIGGRIIQLKSVDSTNDYAWNLALEGAKHGLVVVADQQTGGRGRLGRSWLSPPGMNLAFSLILRPSLPPPDIPPLSLVAAVALFSCLVTHIPRLSIKWPNDLYCGDRKLAGILSEMKLKGRETDFVVVGIGVNVNTMAADWPLELQSTAISMCQAAGKTFALRDVLQKFLASFHSWYECYLSRGFHGPVEQIFRKNSYLFGKLVTIAVNGRTMQGRAGNVDEFGRLLVYDEWETCWPVVAGEATVMEIRDSEKRGDDHDSGG is encoded by the coding sequence ATGAATGTTTTTGAAGGGGACAGCGCTGAAGGTCTGTCCTCCATCCCGGGTTGTTCTCCCATCGGCGGGCGGATTATCCAGCTGAAATCAGTGGATTCCACCAATGATTATGCCTGGAATCTGGCTCTGGAAGGGGCGAAGCACGGCCTGGTAGTGGTTGCCGACCAGCAGACTGGTGGCCGCGGACGGCTGGGGCGTTCCTGGTTGTCTCCTCCGGGAATGAATCTGGCCTTTTCGCTGATATTACGGCCGTCTCTGCCGCCGCCGGATATTCCGCCATTATCCCTGGTTGCTGCGGTTGCCTTATTCTCCTGCCTGGTGACCCACATCCCCCGGCTGTCAATCAAATGGCCCAATGATCTTTATTGTGGTGATCGTAAACTGGCTGGGATTTTATCAGAGATGAAATTGAAAGGTCGGGAGACGGATTTTGTTGTCGTCGGCATCGGGGTTAATGTTAATACCATGGCGGCTGACTGGCCGCTGGAATTACAGTCAACAGCCATTTCCATGTGCCAGGCGGCTGGTAAAACTTTTGCTTTGCGCGATGTATTGCAGAAATTCCTGGCTTCCTTTCATTCCTGGTATGAATGCTATCTTAGCCGTGGTTTTCATGGTCCTGTAGAGCAAATATTTAGAAAAAATTCATATCTGTTCGGGAAACTGGTCACCATTGCCGTCAATGGCCGGACCATGCAGGGGAGAGCCGGAAATGTTGATGAATTCGGCCGCTTGCTGGTTTATGATGAATGGGAAACCTGCTGGCCGGTGGTTGCCGGCGAGGCAACGGTGATGGAAATCAGAGACTCTGAAAAAAGAGGAGATGATCATGATTCTGGTGGTTGA
- a CDS encoding type III pantothenate kinase has product MILVVDVGNTHTVLGLFQERVLLESWRIATHFSRTEDEYGMTLHNLFSFSKIRADKIRGMIISCVVPPMLKVMVGMAEKYLGLKPLVVGPGMKTGLPILLDNPREVGADRVVNSVAAYSHYRQALVVIDFGTATTFDCVSARGEYLGGVIAPGLQISIEALFQKASKLPRVELIRPRYVVGKNTVHSMQSGIVYGYMSLVEGLITRLSKELEVKPLVIATGGLAPLIAKETEVIDHVDELLTLKGLLHLYELNMEDQRRG; this is encoded by the coding sequence ATGATTCTGGTGGTTGATGTCGGTAATACTCATACCGTGCTGGGCCTGTTTCAGGAGCGGGTTTTGTTGGAAAGCTGGCGTATTGCCACTCATTTTTCCCGTACCGAGGATGAGTATGGGATGACCCTCCATAACCTTTTCTCTTTCAGTAAAATCAGGGCGGATAAAATCCGGGGGATGATTATCTCTTGTGTTGTGCCGCCAATGTTAAAGGTTATGGTGGGGATGGCTGAAAAATATTTAGGTTTGAAACCGCTGGTGGTGGGGCCGGGCATGAAAACCGGATTACCCATCCTGTTGGATAATCCCCGGGAAGTTGGCGCTGACCGGGTGGTTAACTCAGTGGCAGCCTACAGCCATTACCGACAGGCACTGGTGGTGATTGATTTTGGTACCGCCACTACCTTTGATTGTGTCTCCGCCCGGGGTGAATACTTAGGGGGGGTTATCGCTCCCGGCCTGCAGATATCCATCGAGGCTTTGTTTCAAAAAGCTTCAAAGTTGCCCCGGGTTGAATTGATTCGACCCCGTTATGTGGTGGGTAAAAATACGGTTCACAGCATGCAATCCGGCATTGTTTACGGTTATATGTCCCTGGTTGAAGGTCTTATTACCCGCTTGTCCAAAGAGCTGGAAGTAAAACCCCTGGTGATTGCCACCGGTGGCCTCGCCCCTCTGATTGCCAAAGAAACCGAAGTCATTGATCATGTCGATGAATTGCTGACCCTGAAAGGGCTTTTACATTTGTATGAATTGAATATGGAAGATCAGCGTCGGGGTTAG
- a CDS encoding Rrf2 family transcriptional regulator — protein MKLTRAADYAIRGVIYMSMQPAGAVIVIPEIAREMGIPVGFLARIFQNLSRAGLVVSHRGKKGGYSLTREPASLTLKDVVEAVEGNISLNLCLDGYNDCDRMAYCPIRGHLADIQRVLIENLEKYDFGTLAEEEKANRKAQGIS, from the coding sequence ATGAAGCTTACCAGAGCCGCGGATTATGCCATCAGAGGGGTTATCTACATGTCCATGCAGCCGGCGGGGGCTGTCATTGTTATCCCTGAGATTGCCAGGGAGATGGGTATCCCGGTGGGTTTTCTGGCCCGGATTTTTCAGAATCTCAGTCGGGCGGGATTGGTTGTCTCCCATCGGGGTAAGAAGGGAGGCTATTCCCTTACCAGAGAACCGGCTTCCCTGACCTTAAAGGATGTTGTTGAGGCCGTTGAAGGAAATATTTCGCTGAACCTCTGTCTGGATGGTTATAACGATTGCGATCGTATGGCCTATTGCCCTATCCGGGGCCATCTGGCAGATATTCAACGGGTTTTGATTGAAAACCTGGAAAAATATGACTTTGGCACCCTGGCTGAAGAAGAAAAAGCCAACCGTAAAGCCCAGGGTATTTCATAA
- the mutS gene encoding DNA mismatch repair protein MutS translates to MPKLTPMLRQYQAIKKKHPDNILFYRMGDFYEMFFDDAVKAARLLKITLTSRNKNDDQPIPMCGIPHHAAGGYLSTLIAAGCKVAICDQVEDPKAAKGLVKREVTRIVTPGITFEEGTVTTNQSNFLAAVYQDNQRYGLAWLEITTGEFRLTELATLTELIDELAKIIPKELLLSEKQRDQAWQQELLNEFSAVHLTRKKEYPAFTLNLARERLCRHFSVLTLDGFGCQDMAAAIAAAGAALGYVQETQSEKPLEHLNRLQVYYSTHHMQLNKQTVVNLELLQTIQDRQKDGSLYGLLDSCQTAMGSRLLKQWILYPLLEQKKIENRLDAVQQLLEEKSIRRQLQDNLRQVYDLERLAGKLASLNANGRDLLSLKNSLQIIPQIKELLTKTAAAPLLLTEIHTSLNPMAPLVEIIETTLLDEQPVGIKEGNLIRPEVNPDLDELKNNSHQGREWILALEKNEKERTGINGLKIRYNRVFGYYIEVTHRNRDLVPDDYLRKQTLANADRYITPTLKEYEEKIIGADEKIVALEYELFCELRRRSAAEVEQIQHNARQLAFLDALLSLAEVADKQNYCRPAIEDSRQSLQIADGRHPTIEALNPQERFIPNDCTLNEDQEQIWIITGPNMAGKSTFLRQNGMIALLAQIGSFVPASTATLPIFDQIFTRVGAADNLSRGLSTFMVEMTETAQILNNASKKSLIILDEIGRGTSTFDGVSIAWAVAEHIHDQSSSLTLFATHYHELTELELTKERIKNYNVAVKQENDGIVFLRQILPGATNRSYGIEVAKLAGLPATLISRAQEILGNLEQSEFSTEGQPRPAGPTGKQLSFANQSSPYLPTLEPFTVEIPLDLEAIEQVKKMLRKTDINRTTPLRALSILDKIKHLL, encoded by the coding sequence TTGCCCAAACTGACCCCCATGCTGCGGCAATACCAGGCGATCAAGAAAAAACATCCAGACAATATCCTTTTCTACCGCATGGGTGATTTCTATGAAATGTTTTTTGACGATGCGGTAAAAGCAGCCAGACTGCTGAAGATCACCCTGACCAGCCGCAACAAAAATGATGACCAGCCCATCCCCATGTGCGGCATCCCCCACCATGCCGCTGGGGGATATTTGTCCACCCTTATCGCTGCCGGTTGCAAGGTAGCTATCTGTGACCAGGTAGAAGACCCAAAGGCGGCAAAAGGCCTGGTAAAACGAGAAGTTACAAGAATAGTTACGCCGGGGATAACGTTTGAAGAGGGGACCGTTACAACCAATCAAAGTAACTTTCTGGCTGCGGTTTACCAAGATAATCAACGATATGGCTTGGCCTGGCTGGAAATTACCACCGGCGAATTCCGGCTTACAGAGTTGGCAACCTTGACAGAATTGATTGATGAACTGGCAAAAATTATCCCAAAAGAGTTACTGCTTTCAGAAAAACAGCGGGACCAGGCCTGGCAGCAAGAATTGCTCAACGAGTTTTCCGCTGTTCACCTGACCCGAAAAAAGGAATATCCCGCCTTTACCCTGAACCTGGCCCGGGAACGGTTATGCCGGCATTTCTCCGTCCTGACCCTGGACGGCTTCGGCTGCCAGGATATGGCAGCGGCTATAGCTGCTGCCGGGGCGGCACTAGGCTACGTACAGGAAACCCAGAGTGAGAAACCGCTGGAGCATCTGAATCGTTTACAAGTTTATTACAGCACTCATCATATGCAGCTTAACAAGCAGACGGTAGTCAACCTGGAATTGCTGCAAACCATCCAGGACCGGCAAAAGGACGGTAGTCTGTATGGCCTTCTCGACAGCTGTCAAACAGCCATGGGCAGCCGTTTACTTAAACAATGGATTCTTTATCCGTTGCTGGAACAAAAAAAGATTGAAAACCGGCTGGATGCCGTCCAGCAACTACTGGAAGAAAAGAGCATCCGCCGGCAATTGCAGGACAACCTACGCCAGGTTTATGATCTGGAACGACTGGCCGGCAAACTGGCCTCCTTGAATGCCAATGGCCGTGACCTGCTCAGCTTGAAAAACTCCTTACAGATTATTCCCCAAATCAAAGAACTGCTGACTAAAACGGCGGCAGCACCACTATTATTAACTGAAATACACACCAGCCTTAATCCCATGGCCCCACTGGTTGAAATCATCGAAACAACCCTGCTTGATGAACAGCCAGTCGGTATCAAGGAAGGAAACCTCATTCGTCCGGAAGTTAATCCTGACCTTGATGAACTGAAAAACAACAGCCACCAGGGCCGGGAATGGATTTTAGCCCTGGAAAAAAACGAAAAGGAACGTACCGGCATCAACGGGCTGAAGATCCGCTACAACCGGGTATTCGGATATTACATTGAAGTAACCCATCGAAACCGCGATCTGGTCCCGGACGATTACCTGCGCAAACAGACCCTTGCCAACGCTGACCGTTATATCACCCCTACCCTGAAAGAATATGAAGAAAAGATTATTGGCGCGGATGAAAAAATAGTCGCCCTGGAATATGAACTTTTTTGTGAACTGCGCCGCCGGTCGGCAGCTGAAGTGGAACAGATTCAGCATAACGCCCGACAACTGGCATTTCTGGATGCCCTGTTGAGCCTGGCTGAAGTGGCCGACAAACAGAATTATTGTCGGCCGGCCATTGAGGATTCCCGGCAATCCCTGCAGATTGCTGATGGCCGCCATCCAACCATCGAAGCCCTCAACCCCCAGGAACGTTTTATTCCCAACGATTGCACCCTTAATGAAGACCAGGAACAAATCTGGATCATTACCGGGCCGAACATGGCGGGGAAATCGACTTTCCTGCGGCAAAATGGCATGATCGCCCTCTTAGCCCAGATAGGAAGTTTTGTCCCTGCGTCCACCGCGACCCTGCCGATATTTGATCAGATTTTTACCAGGGTTGGAGCCGCGGATAATCTCAGCCGCGGGCTGTCAACATTTATGGTGGAAATGACCGAAACCGCCCAGATTCTTAATAATGCCAGCAAAAAGAGTCTGATTATTCTGGATGAAATCGGACGGGGGACCAGCACTTTTGACGGGGTCAGTATTGCCTGGGCGGTGGCTGAACACATCCATGACCAGTCATCCAGCCTCACCCTGTTTGCCACCCACTATCATGAGCTGACAGAACTGGAACTGACCAAGGAAAGGATAAAAAATTATAATGTGGCGGTCAAACAGGAAAATGACGGCATCGTTTTCCTGCGCCAGATTTTACCGGGAGCCACCAACCGCAGCTATGGCATCGAAGTAGCGAAGCTGGCCGGCCTACCGGCAACCTTAATCAGCCGGGCCCAGGAAATTCTCGGCAACCTGGAACAATCTGAGTTTTCCACCGAAGGTCAACCCCGGCCTGCCGGCCCCACCGGCAAACAATTATCATTTGCCAACCAAAGCAGCCCCTATCTGCCGACACTGGAACCTTTCACGGTTGAAATACCGCTGGATCTGGAAGCTATTGAACAAGTTAAAAAGATGCTGAGAAAAACCGACATAAATAGGACAACGCCCTTAAGGGCGTTGTCAATTCTTGATAAAATTAAACACTTGCTCTGA